A genomic region of Leptolyngbya sp. NIES-2104 contains the following coding sequences:
- the rlmB gene encoding 23S rRNA (guanosine(2251)-2'-O)-methyltransferase RlmB: MDSKLDRLAEQERSDIPRHFVAHDEPFESNEAPDLIYGRHPVLTAMQGERSLNRIWITEKLHYDPRYLSLINQAKANGTVIDEVTPKRLDQITHGANHQGIAAQIAAYEYTDLGDLIVRAKAATDQPVIVVADSITDPHNLGAIIRTAEALGAQGIVIPQRRAVGVTSTVMKVAAGAIEKIPVARVVNLARALEDLKAAGFWIYGTASESSQPVHTVKFAKASVLVIGAEGEGLGLMTQRGCDVLVSIPLHGTTPSLNASVAAGMALYEVFRQRWENTIHLDGFKTSIGLKNQV; this comes from the coding sequence ATGGACTCGAAGCTCGATCGCTTAGCTGAACAAGAGCGCTCTGATATTCCTCGGCATTTTGTCGCACACGATGAACCGTTTGAAAGCAACGAAGCACCCGATCTGATCTATGGTCGTCATCCGGTATTGACCGCAATGCAAGGTGAGCGATCGCTAAATCGAATTTGGATCACCGAAAAACTGCACTACGATCCCCGCTATTTATCCTTGATTAATCAAGCCAAAGCGAACGGAACCGTGATCGACGAAGTGACACCCAAACGACTCGATCAGATCACACACGGCGCAAATCATCAGGGGATCGCAGCACAAATCGCAGCTTACGAGTACACTGATCTTGGTGATTTGATTGTTCGAGCGAAAGCCGCTACAGATCAGCCCGTGATTGTAGTTGCAGATAGCATTACTGATCCTCATAACTTAGGTGCGATCATCCGGACAGCAGAAGCTTTGGGAGCGCAAGGAATCGTGATTCCGCAACGTCGCGCTGTGGGTGTTACCTCAACTGTGATGAAAGTAGCGGCAGGCGCGATCGAAAAAATTCCAGTGGCTAGAGTCGTCAATCTAGCCCGTGCCCTGGAAGACCTCAAAGCCGCTGGATTCTGGATCTATGGCACCGCTTCCGAATCGAGCCAACCTGTTCACACTGTCAAATTTGCCAAGGCTTCGGTGTTGGTGATCGGAGCAGAAGGGGAAGGTTTAGGATTAATGACGCAGCGCGGATGTGATGTACTGGTTTCGATTCCACTACATGGCACTACGCCCAGCCTCAATGCCTCGGTTGCAGCAGGAATGGCACTGTACGAAGTGTTCCGTCAACGGTGGGAAAACACGATTCACCTGGACGGATTTAAGACATCGATCGGATTGAAAAATCAAGTGTGA
- a CDS encoding Mini-ribonuclease 3 produces MDISTALPVPSSSEIQRLSPAALAYLGDAVYELYIRRRCLLPPKRSEIYHQQVVSQVRAETQASHLRSLMPHLSESEHEFVKRGRNAAVNRPKRLDPEIYQNATSLEALIGYLYLTDPDRLFELLGFLNLQ; encoded by the coding sequence TTGGACATATCTACGGCTTTGCCTGTACCTTCCTCGTCTGAGATCCAGCGGCTTTCTCCGGCTGCACTCGCCTATTTAGGGGATGCAGTTTACGAACTGTATATTCGACGGCGTTGTCTCTTGCCACCCAAGCGGTCTGAGATTTATCATCAACAAGTTGTGTCACAAGTGAGGGCAGAAACTCAGGCATCCCATTTACGATCGCTCATGCCCCATCTAAGCGAGTCTGAACATGAGTTCGTTAAACGTGGTCGAAATGCTGCCGTGAATCGCCCAAAACGACTTGACCCCGAAATTTACCAAAACGCCACCAGCCTAGAAGCTCTCATTGGTTATCTCTACCTGACCGACCCAGATCGTTTGTTTGAATTATTAGGGTTTCTCAACCTTCAATAA
- a CDS encoding STAS domain-containing protein, with amino-acid sequence MPEQLTLTVSLRGTREVRDNTYQLFRLVGQLDAFSEPTFRKVLTKCVEDGPKHVILDLSKIDFVDSSGLGALVQVAKKAQQAEGTLQIVTNARVTQTVKLVRLEQFLALQPSVDQAIENVQSA; translated from the coding sequence ATTCCTGAGCAACTAACCCTAACAGTCAGTCTTCGAGGCACACGCGAAGTTAGGGACAACACATACCAACTCTTTCGCCTCGTAGGGCAACTCGATGCCTTTTCGGAACCGACCTTTCGGAAGGTGCTGACGAAATGTGTTGAGGATGGTCCTAAACACGTCATTTTAGATCTGTCTAAAATCGATTTTGTGGACAGTTCTGGCTTGGGCGCATTGGTACAAGTTGCCAAAAAAGCGCAGCAAGCCGAAGGGACACTCCAGATTGTGACGAACGCTCGTGTAACCCAGACGGTAAAGCTCGTTCGCTTAGAGCAATTCTTAGCGCTGCAACCGTCGGTGGATCAAGCGATCGAGAACGTTCAATCTGCTTAG
- the carA gene encoding glutamine-hydrolyzing carbamoyl-phosphate synthase small subunit — MSSAQPALLVLADGTTYCGYSFGATGTTIGEVVFNTGMTGYQEVMTDPSYRGQIVTFTYPELGNTGVNSDDEESDAPHVRGVIARNICERPSNWRSTESLPDYLKRHNLLGIYGIDTRALTRKLRSIGAMNGGISTEILDPAELLEQVQSAPSMAGLNLVQEVSTTKTYEWSEKTETIWEFSANPTEGEQFTVVAIDFGIKRNILRRLASYGCRVVVVPVNTPPEEILKHNPDGIFLSNGPGDPAAVTEGIETTKALLQAEKPVFGICMGHQILGLSLGAETFKLKFGHRGLNQPCGLTQQIEITSQNHGFAIDADSLPDATVEITHLNLNDRTVAGLRHKTLPMFSVQYHPEASPGPHDADYLFENFVKSMRENKK, encoded by the coding sequence ATGTCCTCTGCTCAACCTGCCTTACTTGTGCTGGCTGATGGCACAACTTATTGTGGTTATTCGTTTGGTGCGACGGGAACCACGATCGGAGAAGTCGTGTTTAATACCGGAATGACGGGTTATCAAGAAGTCATGACCGATCCGAGCTATCGGGGTCAGATTGTGACATTTACTTACCCCGAACTGGGAAATACAGGCGTGAATTCGGATGACGAAGAATCGGACGCGCCACACGTCCGGGGTGTGATTGCGCGAAATATTTGTGAACGTCCGAGCAATTGGCGATCGACTGAATCGCTCCCGGATTATCTAAAACGTCACAATCTTTTAGGAATTTACGGGATTGATACTCGTGCCTTAACGCGAAAACTGCGATCGATCGGTGCGATGAACGGCGGTATTTCGACTGAGATTCTCGATCCGGCTGAACTGCTCGAACAAGTTCAAAGCGCTCCGAGTATGGCGGGATTGAACCTGGTGCAAGAAGTCAGCACAACGAAAACTTACGAATGGTCAGAAAAAACCGAGACGATTTGGGAATTTAGCGCGAATCCAACCGAAGGTGAGCAGTTTACGGTCGTCGCGATCGATTTTGGCATCAAGCGCAATATTCTACGTCGATTGGCAAGTTACGGCTGTCGGGTGGTCGTTGTTCCGGTGAATACGCCGCCTGAAGAAATTCTCAAACACAATCCGGATGGCATTTTTCTCTCAAACGGTCCGGGAGATCCTGCCGCAGTGACTGAGGGCATCGAAACTACGAAAGCACTCTTACAAGCTGAAAAGCCTGTATTTGGTATCTGTATGGGACATCAGATTCTCGGCTTATCTCTGGGCGCGGAAACGTTTAAGTTGAAATTCGGACATCGCGGATTGAATCAGCCCTGTGGTTTGACGCAACAGATTGAAATTACCAGTCAAAATCACGGATTTGCGATCGATGCGGATTCTCTGCCAGATGCTACCGTTGAGATCACTCACTTGAATTTGAACGATCGCACCGTTGCCGGATTGCGCCACAAAACGCTTCCCATGTTCTCGGTGCAGTATCATCCAGAAGCGAGTCCAGGACCCCACGATGCCGATTATCTATTCGAGAATTTCGTCAAATCCATGCGCGAAAACAAAAAATAG
- a CDS encoding TIGR02281 family clan AA aspartic protease, whose product MLRFGVRVILPLLMATSAAIGVGCSRMQSRQTRSPNVVAAPVESSPTPATKPTQEDFYQAALDRAASARTISQSAQSPEDWQLVASRWKNAIASLKQVPKSDPNHKQVNQKLSEFNQALEKAEYRAANTGKEKIAAQDPGIRIDRRMSPEEVTSIAAQRQQGIRVPIKYRKNRIPVIDVTFNGNQRFEMMVDTGASATMITEEMARRLGARVVGETQAMTAAGVTTVQIAIVQSIAIAGNTIREVPVSIGPLDVGLLGHDFFGDCSISIDRDYVEFRQCT is encoded by the coding sequence ATGCTCAGATTTGGTGTGCGGGTGATTCTACCGCTGTTAATGGCGACTTCAGCAGCGATCGGAGTCGGTTGTAGTCGAATGCAATCTAGACAAACTCGATCGCCTAATGTGGTTGCTGCTCCGGTTGAATCGAGTCCAACTCCAGCGACGAAACCGACTCAGGAAGATTTTTACCAAGCTGCGCTCGATCGTGCCGCGAGTGCTCGAACGATTAGCCAGTCGGCGCAATCTCCGGAGGATTGGCAATTGGTCGCGAGTCGGTGGAAAAATGCGATCGCATCCCTCAAACAAGTTCCAAAATCCGATCCGAATCACAAACAGGTGAATCAGAAGTTATCTGAATTCAATCAAGCCCTCGAAAAAGCAGAATATCGAGCGGCGAACACCGGAAAAGAAAAAATTGCTGCCCAAGATCCAGGGATTCGCATCGATCGTCGAATGTCGCCCGAAGAAGTAACCTCGATCGCGGCTCAAAGACAACAAGGCATCCGAGTACCGATCAAATACCGAAAAAATCGGATTCCAGTCATCGATGTGACATTCAACGGCAATCAACGCTTTGAAATGATGGTGGATACGGGTGCATCCGCCACGATGATCACAGAAGAAATGGCGCGGCGACTGGGGGCGCGAGTCGTGGGAGAAACTCAGGCGATGACTGCCGCAGGCGTGACGACGGTGCAAATTGCAATAGTGCAATCGATTGCGATCGCGGGTAACACCATTCGAGAGGTTCCGGTGTCGATCGGTCCACTCGATGTAGGGCTACTCGGTCACGATTTCTTTGGCGATTGTTCTATTTCAATCGATCGCGATTACGTAGAGTTCCGTCAATGCACTTGA
- a CDS encoding CAAD domain-containing protein has product MTTQIDLQSNSTIDATEQQIIEARRLAAWERDRAQIDDFFNDPMKYVSTFWQEYKPIVYILGAILAALFALNIVFGIIGFVTHLPIVSGLLELVGLGYTVWFVNRYLLKSETRQELSQTMEEMKQDVIGATKPATDEFKNAIQPAVDDFKNAIGAEQSPS; this is encoded by the coding sequence ATGACCACTCAAATTGACCTGCAATCAAACTCAACGATTGATGCGACTGAGCAACAAATCATTGAAGCGCGTCGATTGGCAGCTTGGGAACGCGATCGCGCTCAGATCGACGATTTCTTTAACGATCCAATGAAGTACGTTTCGACGTTCTGGCAAGAATATAAGCCGATCGTGTACATTCTCGGTGCAATTCTCGCTGCTTTATTCGCGCTGAATATTGTGTTTGGAATCATTGGCTTTGTGACTCACTTACCGATCGTCAGCGGATTGTTGGAATTGGTTGGACTGGGTTACACGGTCTGGTTTGTGAATCGCTATCTGTTGAAATCTGAAACGCGCCAAGAGCTTTCGCAGACGATGGAAGAAATGAAGCAAGACGTGATCGGCGCAACGAAGCCTGCTACGGATGAATTCAAAAATGCGATTCAGCCTGCTGTGGATGACTTTAAGAATGCGATCGGAGCTGAACAATCTCCGTCCTAA
- a CDS encoding DUF2382 domain-containing protein, giving the protein MTPLDETLTSEVLTPEEAIQLLEERLVVRSQKRKVGEIVVRKEIETRMIEVPVRREKLIVERVEPGYERIAELDIGERYPNGTIANGHKADVSGEFHSPNVARDLLDAIARTPDHNCAEIRIEITLKDSKHQETYQAWFDRCRKS; this is encoded by the coding sequence ATGACCCCACTTGATGAAACCCTGACCTCTGAAGTACTGACTCCCGAAGAAGCAATCCAGCTTCTAGAAGAGCGTTTAGTTGTGCGATCGCAGAAACGCAAAGTTGGTGAAATCGTCGTTCGCAAAGAGATCGAAACTCGAATGATCGAAGTTCCAGTGCGGCGAGAAAAGCTGATCGTGGAACGAGTTGAACCGGGTTACGAACGAATCGCAGAACTCGACATTGGTGAGCGCTATCCGAACGGCACGATCGCGAACGGACACAAGGCAGATGTTTCGGGTGAGTTCCATTCTCCTAACGTGGCGCGTGATTTGCTCGATGCGATCGCGAGAACTCCCGATCATAACTGTGCTGAAATCCGTATCGAAATTACTTTGAAGGACTCGAAGCACCAAGAGACTTATCAAGCTTGGTTCGATCGCTGTCGTAAATCTTAG
- a CDS encoding DUF2382 domain-containing protein — protein sequence MALHKIKDFDPDYRTHFDNNDVIGFDFYSGDEKIGSVDDVLVDDNGSFRYLVVNTGLWILGKKVLMPIAQGRINYADRRVYANSLTKTQVEQLPEYNPDHLVDYEHEEQVRGVYRPAATGVAAPEMSYDRTSYGYDRDPDLYGFDHDQSLRLYQERLIASKTRQKTGEVAIGKHIETDTARVSVPIEKERVVIERTPVTGGMPVAVGEADFHDGEVARVEVYEEVADIQKEAFVREEVRVKKVVDRDVVTAEDQIRREELDLDVDGSPVVERKL from the coding sequence ATGGCTCTTCATAAGATTAAGGACTTTGATCCTGACTATCGCACTCATTTCGATAACAATGATGTCATTGGATTTGATTTCTACTCAGGTGACGAGAAAATCGGCTCAGTCGATGATGTTTTAGTCGATGATAATGGTTCATTCCGCTATCTCGTTGTCAATACCGGACTGTGGATTCTCGGCAAGAAAGTATTGATGCCGATCGCACAAGGTCGCATTAATTACGCTGATCGTCGAGTTTATGCAAATAGCCTCACCAAAACTCAAGTCGAACAACTCCCGGAATACAACCCGGATCATTTAGTGGATTACGAGCACGAAGAGCAAGTTCGCGGCGTGTATCGTCCCGCTGCAACGGGTGTCGCTGCTCCTGAAATGAGCTACGACCGCACTAGCTACGGATACGATCGCGATCCGGATCTCTATGGGTTTGACCATGATCAAAGCCTGCGCCTTTATCAAGAGCGCTTAATCGCCAGCAAGACCCGCCAGAAAACAGGTGAAGTCGCGATCGGTAAGCACATCGAAACCGACACTGCTCGTGTCTCTGTGCCGATCGAGAAAGAGCGTGTCGTGATTGAACGCACTCCGGTCACGGGTGGAATGCCTGTAGCGGTGGGTGAAGCAGATTTCCATGATGGCGAAGTTGCACGAGTGGAAGTCTACGAAGAAGTAGCGGACATTCAGAAAGAAGCGTTCGTGCGCGAAGAAGTGCGGGTGAAGAAAGTCGTCGATCGCGATGTCGTCACCGCAGAAGATCAAATCCGTCGTGAAGAGCTGGATCTCGATGTCGATGGTAGCCCCGTCGTAGAAAGAAAGCTCTAA
- a CDS encoding Uma2 family endonuclease: MTQVLSKNLDQRIVIPGTWEHFKLIQKGFEEAPGARLAYYKGTIEIIMPGENHEYFSHIVGYLLTTFLLGLGIEFKPTGAKDQEKPGEVSAQADQSYCLGNFKPIPDLSIEVVFTSGGEKKLARYRALGVPEVWFWQDGVLKLHHLRENEYQRISRSELPGLDQLDINLLQRCILIAETDFAQAVRVFQELI, encoded by the coding sequence ATGACGCAAGTTTTATCGAAAAATCTCGATCAACGGATTGTCATTCCGGGAACCTGGGAGCACTTCAAGCTGATTCAGAAAGGATTTGAAGAAGCTCCAGGAGCGAGACTGGCTTACTACAAAGGAACGATCGAGATCATTATGCCTGGGGAAAATCACGAATACTTTTCACACATCGTTGGTTATCTACTGACGACCTTTCTGCTGGGCTTGGGAATTGAATTCAAACCAACTGGGGCAAAAGACCAGGAAAAACCAGGAGAAGTCTCTGCTCAAGCTGATCAATCTTATTGTCTTGGTAACTTTAAGCCGATTCCTGACTTATCGATCGAAGTCGTTTTTACCAGCGGCGGTGAGAAGAAACTGGCACGGTATCGCGCTCTTGGTGTTCCTGAAGTGTGGTTTTGGCAAGATGGTGTCTTGAAACTTCATCATCTACGCGAGAACGAATATCAGCGGATTAGTCGTAGTGAACTACCCGGACTTGATCAACTCGATATCAATCTGCTTCAACGCTGCATTCTGATTGCTGAAACCGATTTTGCTCAGGCAGTTCGAGTATTTCAGGAATTGATCTAG
- a CDS encoding HEAT repeat domain-containing protein, which yields MQLIDALTAICVRTIAQFCGKVIFKNEQRATIVQKLSDFEILEQANTAATLQDWGRLSQDLQQLLTSEEQSKLFSDPNATAILLDLAMQVLEWGSFQDRWDIAKLFPNFGIDAIAPLIDFLNDEEADPEAQWFAVRILGSFNHPRVIEALIELLKTSQSEDLNSMAVSVLASMGKTAVSVLETLLEEDSTRLFAVQALGQIRRSETVPLLMQVIRDPEVQIRAIAIEALSSFHSDDITTVLIAALQDVAVQVRLAAVTGLGFRSDRSNLVGQLRPLLLDLNLEVCRQTAIALGRLGTLQAATALYEVLQSQHTPENLAIELVRALGWIALPEALNYLETALLQLSLPEMVQLEIVQTLGRIDSVELKPQATQILLNGLPKLESVGIRQAIALSLGQLGDPDAINALVALLADTDDGVRLHAISALKTLDAEQHLKRLAQIEPEESELGRGIAIALREWHF from the coding sequence TTGCAATTGATCGATGCTTTGACTGCAATTTGTGTTCGCACGATCGCTCAGTTCTGTGGCAAAGTAATTTTCAAGAACGAACAACGGGCGACGATCGTGCAAAAGCTGAGTGATTTCGAGATTTTAGAACAGGCAAACACTGCTGCAACGCTTCAGGATTGGGGACGGCTGAGTCAGGATTTACAGCAACTTCTCACCAGCGAAGAACAGTCAAAATTGTTCTCTGATCCGAACGCGACTGCTATCCTGCTCGATTTGGCAATGCAGGTTCTAGAGTGGGGCAGTTTTCAGGATCGATGGGACATTGCAAAGCTGTTTCCGAATTTTGGGATTGACGCGATCGCGCCTTTGATCGATTTTCTAAACGACGAAGAAGCTGATCCTGAAGCTCAATGGTTTGCTGTTCGGATTCTGGGAAGCTTTAACCATCCGCGTGTGATTGAAGCATTAATCGAATTGCTCAAAACATCCCAGAGTGAAGACCTTAATTCAATGGCAGTCTCGGTGTTAGCCAGCATGGGAAAAACCGCTGTCTCAGTGCTCGAAACATTGTTAGAAGAAGATTCGACCCGATTGTTTGCAGTTCAGGCATTGGGTCAAATTCGACGATCGGAAACAGTTCCGCTTTTGATGCAAGTGATTCGTGATCCAGAAGTTCAGATTCGAGCGATCGCGATCGAAGCCCTCAGCAGTTTCCATTCTGATGACATTACGACTGTTTTAATCGCAGCGCTGCAAGATGTTGCCGTTCAAGTCAGACTTGCAGCGGTGACGGGATTAGGATTTCGTTCGGATCGTTCAAACTTGGTCGGACAGCTTCGTCCGTTGTTGCTTGATTTGAACTTAGAAGTGTGTCGGCAAACTGCGATCGCACTGGGAAGACTCGGAACTTTGCAAGCCGCAACTGCACTCTATGAAGTTCTACAATCTCAACACACGCCGGAAAATTTAGCGATCGAGCTAGTTCGTGCTCTCGGTTGGATTGCGTTACCGGAAGCTTTGAACTATTTAGAGACTGCATTGTTACAACTCTCGCTGCCTGAAATGGTGCAACTCGAAATCGTTCAAACTTTGGGGCGAATTGATTCAGTTGAGTTGAAACCTCAAGCCACACAGATTTTATTGAATGGACTGCCGAAGCTTGAATCGGTTGGGATTCGACAAGCGATCGCGCTTTCTCTCGGTCAGTTGGGCGATCCTGATGCGATCAATGCGCTCGTTGCATTGTTAGCCGATACCGATGACGGTGTGCGACTTCATGCGATTTCAGCCCTGAAAACACTAGACGCTGAGCAACATTTGAAGCGATTAGCGCAGATTGAGCCAGAAGAATCTGAACTAGGGCGCGGAATTGCGATCGCGCTTCGAGAATGGCACTTCTAG
- a CDS encoding ubiquinol-cytochrome c reductase iron-sulfur subunit, with protein sequence MSRIPAGLTAFLAACTGQQKSATGLETVGTIADLDAKGVLQTESPAPILVIRNPADSKTLIAVNSTCTHQGCLVAWNAERKLFVCPCHGAAYGVDGSVQKAPATKALTTYPVQVDGQNVQVKLG encoded by the coding sequence ATGAGTCGAATCCCGGCTGGACTGACTGCGTTTCTTGCGGCTTGTACGGGTCAGCAAAAGAGTGCAACTGGACTCGAAACGGTGGGCACGATCGCGGATTTGGATGCGAAAGGCGTTTTGCAAACGGAATCGCCTGCCCCAATTCTGGTGATTCGCAATCCGGCTGATTCAAAAACATTGATCGCCGTGAATTCGACTTGTACACATCAGGGGTGCTTAGTGGCTTGGAATGCGGAGCGAAAATTGTTCGTCTGTCCGTGTCATGGGGCGGCGTATGGAGTGGATGGCTCGGTGCAAAAAGCTCCAGCAACGAAGGCGTTGACGACGTATCCCGTTCAGGTGGATGGGCAGAATGTTCAGGTCAAATTAGGGTAA
- a CDS encoding ferredoxin--nitrite reductase — MTDTLTSAPTLNKFEKLKAEKDGLAVKAELEQFARLGWEAMDETDRDHRLKWLGVFFRPVTPGKFMMRMRIPNGILTSGQTRVLGEILQRYGDDGNGDITTRQNIQLRGIRIEDLPEIFRKFDQAGLTSIQSGMDNVRNITGSPVAGIDADELIDTRGLVRKVQDMITNNGRGNPSFSNLPRKFNIAIAGCRDNSVHAEINDIAFVPAYKDGTLGFNVLVGGFFSAKRCDAAIPLNAWVDPRDVVAVCEAILTVYRDLGLRANRQKARLMWLIDEMGLDQFREAVEKQLGYAFIPAAPKDEILWDKRDHIGIHAQKQPGLNYVGLHVPVGRMFAQDLFDLARIAEVYGSGEVRFTVEQNVIIPNIPDSRVSALLREPLVKRFSIEPQALSRALVSCTGSQFCNFALIETKNRAVALIQELEQDLYCPKPVRIHWTGCPNSCGQPQVADIGLMGTKVRKDGRTVEGVDLYMGGKVGKHAELGTCVRKSIPCEDLKPILSEILTEQFGARPWSDVPESMRPAQAALITLERPLVETPNGKSTLQEFEYVLSPQPVVKTEPVVAAPATVSFAQSGKEVTCTQADFILDVADQAEVAIDSSCRSGTCGSCKCTLLEGEVSYDGDPDALDDLDRASGKILTCIARPVGRIVIDA, encoded by the coding sequence ATGACAGACACCCTCACATCTGCGCCTACCCTGAATAAGTTTGAAAAACTCAAAGCAGAGAAAGATGGTCTTGCGGTGAAAGCAGAGTTAGAGCAGTTTGCTCGGCTCGGCTGGGAAGCAATGGATGAAACCGATCGCGATCATCGCTTGAAGTGGTTGGGCGTGTTCTTCCGTCCGGTCACTCCGGGGAAGTTCATGATGCGGATGCGGATTCCCAATGGAATTCTCACCAGTGGACAAACCCGCGTGCTAGGGGAAATCCTACAGCGTTACGGCGATGACGGCAATGGGGACATCACCACGCGCCAGAATATTCAACTGCGCGGGATTCGGATCGAAGATTTACCCGAAATTTTTCGCAAGTTTGATCAGGCTGGATTGACGAGCATCCAGTCTGGAATGGATAACGTTCGCAACATCACCGGATCGCCTGTCGCGGGCATTGATGCAGATGAGTTGATTGATACACGCGGACTGGTCAGAAAAGTGCAGGATATGATCACGAACAATGGTCGTGGCAATCCGAGCTTTAGCAATCTGCCGCGTAAGTTCAATATTGCGATCGCAGGTTGCCGCGATAATTCCGTTCATGCAGAAATCAACGACATCGCTTTCGTTCCAGCTTACAAAGATGGCACGTTAGGATTCAATGTTCTCGTCGGTGGCTTCTTTTCCGCAAAACGCTGTGATGCGGCGATTCCCTTAAATGCTTGGGTTGATCCGCGTGATGTGGTTGCCGTTTGCGAAGCTATCTTAACTGTATATCGCGATCTAGGATTGAGAGCCAATCGCCAAAAAGCCCGCTTGATGTGGCTAATTGATGAAATGGGCTTAGATCAATTCCGGGAAGCCGTTGAGAAACAGTTAGGCTATGCGTTCATTCCCGCTGCTCCGAAAGATGAAATTCTCTGGGACAAGCGCGATCACATCGGCATTCATGCTCAAAAGCAGCCCGGATTAAACTATGTCGGCTTACACGTTCCGGTTGGGCGAATGTTTGCTCAAGACTTGTTTGATTTGGCTCGAATTGCAGAAGTTTACGGCAGTGGCGAAGTTCGCTTTACCGTTGAACAAAATGTGATCATTCCGAATATTCCAGATTCGAGAGTTTCAGCACTGCTGAGAGAACCACTAGTTAAAAGATTCTCGATCGAGCCTCAAGCTCTTTCTCGCGCTTTAGTCTCTTGCACAGGTTCACAGTTTTGTAACTTTGCTCTGATTGAAACCAAGAATCGGGCAGTCGCGCTGATTCAAGAACTAGAGCAAGATTTGTACTGTCCGAAACCCGTTCGGATTCATTGGACAGGTTGCCCGAACTCTTGTGGACAGCCGCAAGTCGCAGACATCGGACTGATGGGCACGAAAGTTCGCAAGGACGGTCGCACCGTTGAAGGCGTTGACCTTTACATGGGCGGAAAAGTGGGCAAACACGCTGAACTTGGAACCTGTGTGAGAAAGAGCATTCCTTGTGAAGACCTCAAGCCGATTCTGAGCGAAATTTTGACCGAGCAGTTTGGAGCGCGTCCCTGGTCAGACGTGCCAGAGTCGATGCGTCCGGCTCAAGCTGCGTTGATTACCTTAGAGCGTCCCTTAGTTGAAACGCCGAACGGTAAATCGACCCTTCAAGAATTCGAGTATGTGCTGAGTCCGCAGCCCGTTGTAAAAACTGAACCTGTTGTTGCAGCGCCTGCTACTGTGAGTTTTGCTCAGTCTGGAAAAGAAGTGACCTGTACGCAGGCTGATTTCATTCTGGATGTCGCAGATCAAGCAGAAGTTGCGATCGATTCCTCTTGTCGATCGGGCACTTGCGGAAGCTGCAAATGCACATTACTCGAAGGCGAAGTCAGTTACGACGGTGATCCGGATGCCCTCGATGATCTCGATCGAGCTTCTGGAAAAATCCTCACCTGCATCGCTCGTCCCGTGGGTCGCATTGTGATCGATGCCTAA